From Hyphomicrobiales bacterium 4NK60-0047b, one genomic window encodes:
- a CDS encoding sensor domain-containing diguanylate cyclase encodes MIEPDNTIDEEKRLKFLKKLHLLDTPIEERFERITRIVCQALDVPIAAISLIDSERQWFKSIQGLDVSETSRKVSFCGHTILQEEVLIVPDALKDERFFDNPLVTSDPKIRFYAGCPLTLGDNFRIGSLCAIDQAPREMTDDQILLLSDLAAMVQSELNNIALTEAHSSLIHDLKEAERAALIDPLTRLWNRAGGQNLLDREWDYAVRRGTPLSVAMVDIDHFKQINDSFGHCIGDQVLQKVSETLLGSLRTFDVVSRWGGEEFLIILPGCEKRDLYLALERLMSAVQNLKMKTDIGALDTTVSIGAATIFPKSNTDVAAFIKLVDMRMYEAKEQGRNQFKVASKPDYYELAI; translated from the coding sequence ATGATTGAGCCAGATAATACGATTGATGAAGAAAAGCGTCTCAAGTTTTTAAAAAAATTACATCTGTTAGATACGCCGATTGAGGAACGTTTTGAGAGAATAACACGGATTGTTTGTCAGGCACTTGATGTTCCTATTGCTGCGATTTCATTGATTGATAGTGAGCGGCAGTGGTTCAAATCTATTCAAGGTTTAGATGTTTCTGAGACATCAAGAAAAGTATCTTTTTGTGGACATACTATTCTTCAAGAAGAGGTATTGATTGTTCCAGATGCCCTAAAAGATGAGAGATTTTTTGATAATCCATTGGTGACTAGTGACCCTAAAATTCGGTTTTATGCGGGCTGTCCTTTAACGTTAGGTGATAATTTTCGTATTGGTAGTTTGTGTGCCATTGACCAAGCGCCAAGAGAGATGACTGATGATCAAATTTTGTTACTAAGCGATTTGGCTGCCATGGTTCAATCTGAGTTAAATAATATTGCTTTAACCGAGGCACACTCTTCTCTCATTCACGATTTAAAGGAAGCTGAACGGGCAGCTTTGATTGATCCATTAACTCGTCTATGGAATAGAGCGGGTGGTCAAAATTTACTAGACCGTGAATGGGATTATGCCGTTAGACGCGGAACACCTCTTTCTGTTGCTATGGTTGATATTGATCACTTTAAGCAGATTAATGATAGTTTTGGTCATTGTATTGGTGATCAGGTTTTGCAAAAAGTTTCTGAGACTTTGCTTGGTTCACTTAGAACTTTTGATGTTGTTAGTCGCTGGGGTGGTGAAGAATTTTTGATCATTTTGCCTGGATGTGAAAAACGGGATTTATACTTAGCTTTAGAACGATTGATGTCAGCTGTTCAAAATTTAAAGATGAAAACTGATATTGGTGCTTTGGATACGACCGTTAGCATTGGAGCTGCTACTATTTTTCCTAAATCTAATACAGATGTTGCTGCTTTTATTAAGCTTGTTGATATGAGGATGTATGAAGCCAAGGAGCAGGGACGAAACCAATTTAAGGTGGCATCTAAACCTGATTACTATGAATTGGCGATTTAA
- a CDS encoding tryptophan-rich sensory protein produces the protein MAYLSLFIFVLLVLAAASTGSLFKPGEWYASLNKSSWTPPNWMFPVVWSVLYIFIAFAGWFVWEEHGAGFLLFLWVLQLILNMAWSFIFFARKKMFLGLIDILILWLVILLFIIFSYQLVPVASYLFIPYLLWVSVAAFLNFDLFRKNA, from the coding sequence ATGGCTTATCTTTCTCTTTTCATTTTTGTGTTGCTTGTCTTGGCTGCTGCATCAACCGGTAGTTTATTTAAACCTGGTGAGTGGTATGCCTCTTTAAATAAGTCAAGTTGGACACCACCTAACTGGATGTTTCCCGTGGTTTGGAGTGTTCTTTATATTTTTATTGCTTTTGCTGGCTGGTTTGTTTGGGAAGAACACGGCGCTGGATTTCTTCTTTTTCTCTGGGTATTACAGCTGATTTTAAACATGGCTTGGTCTTTTATATTTTTTGCCCGTAAGAAAATGTTTCTTGGGTTGATTGACATTTTAATTTTATGGCTCGTTATTTTGTTATTTATTATTTTCTCCTACCAACTCGTTCCTGTCGCTTCTTATCTTTTTATTCCTTATTTGCTTTGGGTTAGTGTAGCTGCTTTTCTTAATTTTGATCTTTTCAGAAAAAATGCGTAG
- a CDS encoding YeeE/YedE family protein — translation MISEFEAWTEFLGADYSSFYIGLFVGSLFGVFAQQSRFCLRSAVVEFWRNQKGRMVPIWLLAFSFAFFLTQLQLFNQSIDISKIGYLNASGSLSGALIGGAIFGIGMILARGCASRLLILSATGNFRALLSWFLIAIAAEQTIRGFLAPSRSFIVGLFSISPSVRDMSLYLPEGSGLAFGLILLCFAFYLGVKARLSIWQFVTAFGVGLAVILGWVLTGLHASVSFDIVRIESVSFIGPSVEALNSLFAFIPFKPGFEIGMIGGVFIGSLLASLIAQEFKFAFFTKESGFVRYLIGATLMGFGGVLAVGCSVGAGLSGVSVLSLTALVSLVTMFIFAGLTDKFLNG, via the coding sequence ATGATTAGTGAATTTGAAGCTTGGACAGAATTTTTAGGAGCTGATTATTCTTCTTTTTATATTGGCTTGTTTGTTGGTTCTTTGTTTGGTGTTTTTGCTCAACAAAGTCGTTTTTGTTTGCGATCTGCGGTTGTTGAATTTTGGCGTAATCAAAAGGGACGTATGGTTCCAATTTGGCTTTTAGCTTTTTCATTTGCATTTTTTCTCACTCAACTTCAGCTTTTTAATCAATCAATAGATATTTCAAAAATTGGGTATTTGAATGCTTCTGGTTCTTTATCTGGTGCTCTTATTGGGGGAGCGATTTTTGGTATTGGAATGATTTTGGCCCGTGGTTGTGCGAGCCGATTGTTGATTTTATCAGCAACAGGTAACTTTCGTGCTTTGCTAAGTTGGTTTCTCATCGCGATTGCGGCTGAGCAAACCATTCGTGGGTTTTTGGCACCTTCTCGTTCATTTATTGTAGGATTGTTTTCCATCTCACCTTCAGTTCGAGATATGTCTCTTTATTTGCCTGAGGGGTCTGGTCTAGCTTTTGGGCTGATTTTGCTTTGCTTTGCGTTTTATCTTGGAGTGAAAGCTCGCCTTAGCATATGGCAATTTGTGACAGCTTTTGGTGTTGGATTGGCTGTTATTTTAGGTTGGGTTTTAACCGGACTACATGCGTCTGTTTCTTTTGATATTGTTCGTATTGAATCTGTTAGTTTTATTGGTCCATCGGTTGAAGCTTTAAATAGCTTATTTGCTTTCATTCCTTTTAAGCCTGGTTTTGAAATTGGAATGATAGGTGGCGTTTTTATCGGATCATTATTGGCTTCATTGATTGCTCAAGAGTTTAAGTTTGCTTTCTTTACGAAAGAAAGCGGATTTGTGCGTTATTTAATTGGGGCGACTTTAATGGGATTTGGTGGGGTGCTGGCCGTTGGTTGTAGTGTCGGGGCTGGGCTCTCGGGTGTTTCGGTTTTATCTCTCACAGCGTTGGTCTCGCTTGTTACCATGTTTATTTTTGCTGGCCTCACAGATAAATTTTTAAATGGATGA
- the rho gene encoding transcription termination factor Rho produces the protein MDQMKLQDLKVKTPTELLTFAEEVEVENASSMRKQELMFAILKQLASNNIEIIGTGVVEILQDGFGFLRSPDANYLPGPDDIYVSPSQIRRFGLRTGDTIEGQIRSPKEGERYFALLKVNLINFEEPDKGKHKIHFDNLTPLYPDEWLKMEIEEPTEDMSARVIDIVSPMGKGQRALIVAPPRTGKTVLLQNIAHSITTNHPECYVIVLLIDERPEEVTDMQRSVQGEVVSSTFDEPPSRHVQVSEMVIEKAKRLVEHKRDVVILLDSITRLGRAYNTVVPSSGKVLTGGVDSNALQRPKRFFGAARNIEEGGSLTIIATALIDTGSRMDEVIFEEFKGTGNSEVILDRKVADKRVFPAIDIAKSGTRKEELLVPDEQLKKMYVLRRILNPMGPMDGIEFLIDKLKGTKGNDDFFDSMNA, from the coding sequence ATGGATCAAATGAAACTCCAGGACCTTAAAGTCAAAACACCTACTGAACTTTTAACCTTCGCTGAAGAAGTTGAAGTTGAGAATGCCAGTTCTATGCGCAAACAGGAATTGATGTTTGCTATTTTAAAACAACTTGCTTCCAATAATATTGAAATTATTGGCACTGGTGTTGTTGAGATTTTGCAAGATGGTTTTGGTTTTTTAAGATCGCCTGATGCTAATTATTTACCTGGGCCAGATGATATTTATGTCAGCCCTAGTCAAATACGTCGTTTTGGTTTGCGAACAGGTGATACGATTGAAGGACAAATTCGTAGTCCTAAAGAAGGTGAGCGTTATTTCGCTCTTTTAAAAGTTAACCTCATTAATTTTGAAGAGCCGGATAAAGGCAAACATAAAATCCATTTTGATAATTTAACACCGCTCTATCCTGATGAGTGGCTTAAGATGGAAATTGAAGAACCAACAGAAGATATGTCTGCTCGCGTGATCGACATTGTCTCACCAATGGGTAAAGGCCAACGGGCTTTGATTGTGGCGCCGCCTCGTACTGGTAAAACAGTTCTTCTACAAAATATTGCTCATTCAATTACAACGAACCATCCTGAATGTTATGTGATTGTGCTTCTTATTGATGAACGTCCTGAGGAAGTGACGGATATGCAGCGCTCTGTGCAAGGTGAAGTTGTTTCTTCTACCTTTGATGAGCCGCCATCGCGTCACGTTCAGGTTTCTGAGATGGTGATTGAAAAAGCTAAACGTCTTGTTGAGCATAAGCGTGATGTTGTGATTTTACTTGATTCGATTACGCGGCTTGGCAGAGCTTATAACACAGTTGTTCCTTCTTCTGGCAAGGTTCTAACAGGCGGTGTTGATTCAAATGCTTTGCAACGACCGAAACGCTTCTTTGGTGCAGCTCGGAATATTGAAGAGGGTGGATCTCTTACTATTATTGCAACAGCTCTTATTGATACGGGTAGCCGTATGGATGAAGTTATCTTTGAAGAATTTAAGGGTACTGGTAACTCTGAGGTTATTCTTGATCGTAAGGTTGCTGATAAGCGGGTGTTCCCTGCGATTGATATTGCTAAGTCTGGTACACGGAAAGAAGAATTGCTTGTACCTGATGAGCAATTGAAGAAGATGTATGTCTTACGCCGGATCTTAAACCCTATGGGACCAATGGATGGTATTGAGTTCCTGATTGATAAATTAAAGGGAACTAAAGGCAATGATGATTTCTTTGATAGTATGAACGCTTAG